One genomic window of Ammospiza nelsoni isolate bAmmNel1 chromosome 4, bAmmNel1.pri, whole genome shotgun sequence includes the following:
- the SPMAP2L gene encoding testicular haploid expressed gene protein-like has translation MTARPSARTLYLCKPKKDFTKYGRSCRPVIGGNPLLPKYGYPSERLLKLSEPKKFLPAYLEQRSRETPEWPVSLAAQNYNASKRILQLAQPKGLHPDFMPPREISISPRRIVASPRTIELSKPKQLHPNFMPARDPEWPVTEAAKHAVPTKRILGLAQPSSRPRVTPLNPDAFKVKESALKAVCTPRLAELAQPIRH, from the exons ATGACAGCTCGACCGTCTGCAAGAACCTTGTATCTGTGCAAGCCCAAGAAAGATTTTACCAAGTATGGCCGCAG TTGCAGACCAGTAATCGGCGGGAATCCCCTGCTACCAAAGTATGGCTACCCTTCTGAACGGCTGCTGAAGTTGTCTGAGCCTAAAAAATTCCTCCCTGCTTACCTGGAACAAAG ATCCCGTGAGACCCCGGAGTGGCCTGTGTCCCTGGCTGCACAGAACTACAATGCCTCCAAGCGGATACTGCAGCTTGCCCAGCCAAAGGGGCTGCACCCAGACTTCATGCCCCCCAGAGAG ATTTCCATATCACCTCGGAGGATAGTTGCAAGCCCTCGGACCATTGAGCTGTCGAAGCCCAAACAACTCCACCCGAACTTCATGCCCGCGCGGGATCCCGAGTGGCCGGTCACAGAGGCTGCCAAGCATGCAGTGCCTACAAAAAGAATTctggggctggcccagcctTCCTCAAG ACCTCGTGTGACTCCACTCAACCCAGATGCATTCAAAGTGAAAGAGAGTGCTCTGAAGGCAGTTTGTACTCCACGGCTTGCAGAACTGGCTCAACCAATTAGGCACTAA
- the HOPX gene encoding homeodomain-only protein isoform X1, with product MPGPIALPQEEMAMEKPVIPTEEQLEILEYHFCKVNKHPDPTTLCLIAAETGLSEEQTLKWFKQRLAEWRKSEGLPSESGSVRD from the exons A TGCCTGGCCCCATagccctgccccaggaggaGATGGCCATGGAAAAGCCAGTGATTcccactgaggagcagctggagatccTGGAATACCACTTCTGCAAGGTGAATAAGCATCCTGACCCCACCACACTGTGCCTCATCGCTGCTGAGACCGGGCTCTCCGAGGAGCAGACTCTG AAATGGTTCAAGCAGCGCCTGGCGGAGTGGAGGAAGTCTGAAGGGCTGCCCTCAGAAAGCGGGTCTGTCAGGGACTAG
- the ARL9 gene encoding ADP-ribosylation factor-like protein 9 isoform X2 has protein sequence MYLPKVLLLVYVVDSADHARLPVAKQLLHQLIQNNSTLPVVVLANKQDLEGAYCITDIHDALALSDIGDERKMFLIGTHVAEDGSEISSSMQDAKELIGQLVLETQ, from the exons ATGTACTTGCCCAAAGTGCTGTTGCTGGTCTATGTCGTGGACTCGGCCGATCATGCCCGACTGCCTGTGGCGAAACAGCTGCTTCATCAGCTAATCCAGAACAACTCCACCCTGCCTGTGGTAGTTCTGGCCAACAAGCAG GACCTCGAAGGTGCATATTGCATCACTGATATTCACGATGCTCTGGCTCTGTCTGATATTGGGGACGAGAGGAAGATGTTCTTGATTGGTACCCATGTGGCAGAAGATGGCTCTGAGATCTCCTCCAGCATGCAGGATGCCAAGGAGCTGATAGGGCAGCTGGTTTTGGAAACACAGTGA
- the HOPX gene encoding homeodomain-only protein isoform X2, giving the protein MAMEKPVIPTEEQLEILEYHFCKVNKHPDPTTLCLIAAETGLSEEQTLKWFKQRLAEWRKSEGLPSESGSVRD; this is encoded by the exons ATGGCCATGGAAAAGCCAGTGATTcccactgaggagcagctggagatccTGGAATACCACTTCTGCAAGGTGAATAAGCATCCTGACCCCACCACACTGTGCCTCATCGCTGCTGAGACCGGGCTCTCCGAGGAGCAGACTCTG AAATGGTTCAAGCAGCGCCTGGCGGAGTGGAGGAAGTCTGAAGGGCTGCCCTCAGAAAGCGGGTCTGTCAGGGACTAG
- the ARL9 gene encoding ADP-ribosylation factor-like protein 9 isoform X1: protein MDPRLRAAALCGTALALAGGTVAVFRAWARRRSAVSLSARSAAAAAAADQGKGHGKQILVLGLDGAGKTSILHSLATNHVKRSMAPTEGFNAICINTEESQMEFLEIGGSESLRSYWNMYLPKVLLLVYVVDSADHARLPVAKQLLHQLIQNNSTLPVVVLANKQDLEGAYCITDIHDALALSDIGDERKMFLIGTHVAEDGSEISSSMQDAKELIGQLVLETQ, encoded by the exons ATGGACCCCCGCCTGCGGGCCGCTGCGCTCTGCGGGACGGCGCTGGCGCTGGCGGGCGGCACGGTCGCGGTGTTCCGGGCCTGGGCCCGCCGGCGGAGTGCGGTCTCGCTGTCCGCACGCTCTGcagccgccgctgccgccgccgatCAG GGCAAAGGACACGGTAAGCAGATCCTGGTGCTGggcctggatggggctgggaagACGAGCATTCTTCACTCCCTGGCAACTAACCACGTCAAGCGCAGCATGGCTCCCACCGAGGGCTTCAATGCCATCTGCATCAACACCGAAGAGTCCCAGATGGAGTTTCTGGAGA TCGGGGGCAGTGAATCTCTGCGCTCATACTGGAACATGTACTTGCCCAAAGTGCTGTTGCTGGTCTATGTCGTGGACTCGGCCGATCATGCCCGACTGCCTGTGGCGAAACAGCTGCTTCATCAGCTAATCCAGAACAACTCCACCCTGCCTGTGGTAGTTCTGGCCAACAAGCAG GACCTCGAAGGTGCATATTGCATCACTGATATTCACGATGCTCTGGCTCTGTCTGATATTGGGGACGAGAGGAAGATGTTCTTGATTGGTACCCATGTGGCAGAAGATGGCTCTGAGATCTCCTCCAGCATGCAGGATGCCAAGGAGCTGATAGGGCAGCTGGTTTTGGAAACACAGTGA